Sequence from the Ancalomicrobiaceae bacterium S20 genome:
ACCTCCGGCAAGGTGCATGCCTCGGTCGCCTCCTACAACAATCACTGGGGCGTGCCGCTGACGCTGGCGCGCATGCCGGCCGATGCCGACTTCGGCGTGTTCGAGATCGGCATGAACCACGCCGGCGAGATCCGGCCGCTGACCAAGATGGTCAGGCCGCATGTGGCGATCGTCACCAAGGTCGCTCCGGTGCATCTGGAGCATTTCGACAGTGTCGAGTCGATCGCGCGCGCCAAGGCCGAAATCTTCGAAGGGCTGGAGCCCGGCGGCGCGGCGATCATCAACGGCGACATCCCCTACACGCCGATCCTGACCGCGGCCGCCTACCGGACCGGCGCCGGACGGATCATCCGCTTCGGCGAAGGCGCGGACAACGAGGTTCGGCTCCAGGCGGTGTCGCTGCATCCGGACTGCTCGACCGCGCGGGCAACCGTGCTCGGCCATCCGGTGACGTTCAAGGTCGGCGCGCCCGGCCGGCATGTCGTGCTCAACTCGCTTGCGGTGCTGGCCGCCGTCGACCTGCTCGGCGGCGATCTCGCTCGCGCGGCGATGGCGCTCGGCGAGGTCGCGGCACCGAAGGGACGCGGCGCCCGCCATACGCTGCACCTGCCGCACGGCGAGGCGACGCTGATCGACGAGAGCTACAACGCCAACCCGGCCTCGATGCGCGCGGCGATCGCGGTGCTCGGCCAGTCGGCGGTCGGGTTCCGCGGCCGGCGCATCGCCGTGCTCGGCGACATGCTCGAACTCGGCGACAAGGGCGAGGAACTGCACGCCGACCTCGCCGGCCCGCTGACCGCGGCCGGCATCGACCGGATCTATCTCGCCGGTCCGCTCATGCACGCGCTGTGGGTCGAGCTGCCCTGCGACCGGCAGGGCGCCTGGGCGCCGACGGCCAAGGATCTGGAGGCGACGCTGATCGCCTCGATCCAGCCGGGCGACGCGGTGATGGTCAAGGGCTCGAACGGCAGCCGCATGGGCTCGCTGGTCGAGGCGCTGAAAGCACGGTTCGCCTCGACGGTGGCCGTCACGGAAGATCTTTGAGGATCACGGTCGCTTCCGGCGGGCGAATGCCGCAGCGGAGGCTTCAACCGGTCCTTGCTTTGGAGTAGAGCGTCGCGCCGGCGCGCAAGCGCAGGTGAGGCGGGTTCAGTCGAAAACGCGGGCAGAACGTGCCGGGTCTCGTGGTGGGCCCGTCCGTTCCGGGGATCTCAGATGCTCTATCTCTTGGGCGAACTGGCCGACAAGGTCGTGACCCTGAACTTCTTCCGGATCTTCCGGTACATCACGTTCCGCACCGGCGGCGCGGTGCTGACGGCGCTCGCCTTCGTGTTCCTGTTCGGTCCGGCGATCATCAACACGCTGAGGGTCAAGCAGGGCAAAGGCCAGCCGATCCGCGAGGACGGCCCGGCGACGCACCTTCTGACCAAGAAGGGCACGCCGACCATGGGCGGACTGATGATCCTGTCCGGGCTCATCGTCTCGACACTGCTGTGGGCGAACCTGACCAACCCCTACGTCTGGACCGTGCTCTTGGTCACGCTCGGCTTCGGCGCGATCGGCTTCTACGACGACTATTTGAAGGTCACCAAGCAGTCGCATCGCGGCTTCTCGGGCAAGCAGCGGCTGGCGCTCGAGTTCCTGGTCGCCGGCGTCGCGGTCTGGGCCATGGTTCATGTCGGCCGCGCGCCGTTCTCGACCTCGGTGGCGTTTCCGTTCTTCAAGGACCTGCTGCTCAATCTCGGCTGGTTCTTCATCATCTTCGGCGCCGTCGTCGTGGTCGGTGCCGGCAATGCGGTCAACCTGACTGACGGGCTCGATGGGCTGGCGATCGTGCCGGTGATGATCGCGTCGGGCACCTTCGGCCTGATCGCCTATCTCTCCGGCAACGCGGTCTTCGCCGAATATCTGATCATCAACCACGTGCCGGGCACCGGCGAACTCGCGGTCATCCTTGGCGCGGTGATCGGTGCGGGGCTCGGCTTCCTGTGGTTCAACGCGCCGCCGGCGGCGATCTTCATGGGCGATACCGGGTCGCTCGCGCTCGGCGGCCTGCTCGGCACGGTCGCGGTCGCGACCAAGCACGAAATGGTGCTAGCCATCGTCGGCGGCCTGTTCGTGCTCGAGGCCGCCTCGGTGATCATCCAGGTCGCGAGCTTCAAGCTGACCGGCAAGCGCGTGTTCAAGATGGCGCCGATCCATCACCATTTCGAACAGCTCGGCTGGAAGGAGCCGCAGGTGGTGATCCGGTTCTGGATCATCTCCGTCGTGCTCGCCCTCCTCGGCCTCGCCACGCTGAAGCTGAGGTGAGCCGATGATCCCGGTCGAGAGTTTTCGCGGCAGGCGCGTGGCGGTGTTCGGGCTCGGCGGCTCGGGCCTTGCGACGGCCGAGGCGCTGATCGCCGGCGGCGCGGACGTCGTCGCCTGGGACGACGGCGAGGCCGCGCGCGCGGTGGCGGCCAAGCGCGGCATCCCGGTCGAGCATCTGGAGGGCATCGGCTGGGCGTCGCTCGCCGCGCTCGTGCTGGCGCCGGGCGTGCCTCTCACCCATCCGAAGCCGCACTGGACGGTCGCGCTCGCGGCCGAACACGGCGTCAAGGTGATCGGCGACATCGAACTGTTCGCGATCGAGCGCCGGGCGGTCTGCCCGTCGGCGCCGTTCGTCGCCATCACCGGCACCAACGGCAAGTCGACCACCACGGCGCTGATCGTGCATCTGTTGCGCCACGCGGGCCGCGACGTCGAGATCGGCGGCAACATCGGCCCGGCCGTGCTCGGCCTGAAGCCGCTGCAGCCGGGCCGGCATTACGTGATCGAGTGCTCATCGTTCCAGATCGATCTCGCTCCGAGCCTCGATCCGACCGTCGGCATCCATCTGAACCTGTCGGAAGATCATCTCGACAGGCACGGCACGATGGCCAATTACGCCGCGATCAAGGAGCGGCTGGTCGCGGCGGCCGAGACGGCGGTGGTCGGCGTCGACGACAGCCTGTCGGCCGCGATCGCCGACCGGATCGAGCAGCGCGGGGGCAGGGTCGTCCGGGTTTCGAACCGGCGGCCACTTGCGGCGGGCGTCTATTTCGATCACGGCCATCTGGTCGAGGCCTCGACCGGGTCGGCGACGGTGGTCGGCGATCTCGGCGGCATCGGCTCGCTGCGCGGTGCACACAACGGCCAGAACGCCGCCGCAGCGGTCGCTGCCGTGCGCGCGCTCGGCGTCGACGTGCGCACGATCATGGCCGGGTTGAGGACCTTTCCCGGCCTTGCGCATCGCATGGAGCAGGTCGGCCGGCTGAACCACGTGCTGTTCGTGAACGATTCGAAGGCGACCAACGCGGATTCGACCGCGCAGGCGTTGGCGAGCTTCGAGCGGATCTACTGGATCGCCGGCGGCAAGCCGAAGTCCGGCGGCATCACCACGCTCGAGCGGTTCTTCCCGAAGGTCGCCAAGGCCTATCTCGTCGGCGCCGCGACGGAGGAATTCGCCGCGACACTCGAGGGGGAGGTGCCCTTCGAGCGCTCCGGCACGATCGCGACGGCGCTCGAGGACGCGACGCGCGATGCGCAGGCGGATGATGCGGCCGAGCCGGTGGTGCTCCTGTCGCCGGCCTGCGCCTCCTACGACCAGTTCAAGAACTTCGAAGTCCGCGGCGACCATTTCCGCGACCTCGTCCGGGCGATCCCGGGCGTGGCGCCGGTCGGGCCGGGGGCGTGAGGCGGAGAGGGGACCAGCGGCCATGATCACGCGCACGGATCGCTCGAACTTCGCGGAATGGTGGTGGACGGTCGACCGCAGCCTGATCGCCGCAGGCATCGTGCTGCTGATCGGCGGTCTGGTCCTGTCCTTCGCGGCGAGCCCGCCGGTCGCCGAGCGCATCGGCGTCGCCGACAGCTTCTATTTCGTCAAACGCCACATGTTCTTCTTCGCGCTGGCGCTGCCGGTCATGATCGGCGTGACCTTCCTGTCGCCGCGCGCGATCCGGCGCACGGCGCTGGTCATGTTCGGCATCGGCGTCTTGATGTTGGTCGCGACGCTGTTCATCGGTCAGGAGGTCAAGGGCGCGCGGCGCTGGATCACGCTCGCCGGCATGTCGGTGCAGCCGTCCGAGTTCGTGAAGCCGGCCTTCATCATCGTGGTGGCGTGGCTGTTCGCCGATCGTCAGCGCCGGCCGGAGATTCCCGGCCATATCTTCGCGACGCTGCTGCTCGCGGTCGTGCTGGCGCTCCTGATCGCGCAGCCGGACATCGGCCAGACGCTGCTCACGGCGAGCGCCTGGGCGGCGGTGTTCTTCGTGGCGGGCATGCCGCTGTTCTGGGTGATGGTCGGCCTCGGCGTCGCCGGCGGCGGTCTCTATGCGGCCTATATGTTCGTGCCGCACGTGACGAGCCGCGTGAACCACTTCCTCGAGAAGATCCGCGGCGAAGGCAAGGCCATTCCCGGCCAGCCGAAGAGCGCCGGCGACTTCCAGGCCCAGCAGGCGCACGACAGTTTCCTGAGCGGTGGCTGGTTCGGCCGGGGTCCGGGCGAGGGCACGGTCAAGCGCATGCTGCCGGATAGCCATACCGACTACATCTTCGCCGTGGTCGGCGAGGAATACGGCATCATCACCTGCGCGGTGCTCGCGGCCGTGTTCGCCTTCATCGTGTTCCGTGGCCTCTGGCATGCGAACCGCGAGGAGGATCCGTTCATCCGCTACGCGATCGTCGGCCTCGTGGTGCTGATCGGCGTGCAGTCGGGCATCAACATGGCGGTGAACCTGCAGCTCATGCCGGCCAAGGGCATGACGCTGCCGTTCATCTCCTATGGCGGCTCGTCGCTTCTCGCGATCGCCTTCGAGATGGGCGCGCTGATCGCCCTGACCCGCCGGCGCGCGCAGGCGACCCGTATCGCGCCGCCGATCCATGCCCGCCCCTATGTCGAAGCGCAGGCGGCCTGAGAGGATTCAAGCAAGGCATGGCCGACACGATCCTGCTCGCCGCCGGGGGCACCGGCGGCCACCTGTTTCCGGCTGAATCCCTAGCGGTCGAACTCGGCCGGCGCGGCTTCACCGTGCATCTCGCCACCGACCATCGCGCCGACAAATACGGCCGCGCCTTTCCGGCCGCCGAGATCCATATCGTGTCGTCGGAGACGGTGCGGGGTCGCGATCCGGTCTCGCTGATGCGCTTCGCCGTCCGGCTCGGCCGCGGGTTTCTTCAGGCGCTCGGGCTGATGCGCCGCTTGAAGCCGAAGGCGGTCGTCGGCTTCGGCGGCTATCCGACGTTTCCGCCGCTCGTGGCAGCGCGTGTCTGCGGCGTGCCGACCGTGCTCCATGAGCAGAACGCCGTCATGGGCCGCGCCAATCGCGCGCTCGCCGGCGGGGTGTCGAAGATCGCGCTGTCGTTCGAGGCGACCGATCTCATCGGCGACCGCGCGGCCAAGGCGGTGCTGACCGGCAACCCGGTCCGCCCGATGGTGATCGAGGCGGCCGCCATCCCCTATGAGGCGCCGGTGCCGGGCGGGGTGTTGAAGCTTCTCGTCTTCGGCGGCAGCCAGGGTGCGCGGTTCTTCTCCGAACTGGTGCCGCCGGCGATTGCGCTCCTGACGCCCGAGATCCGGGCTCGGCTTGCGATCGTGCAGCAGGCGCGCGCGGAGGATCTGGCCGGCGTCGAGACGGCCTACGCGCAAGCCGGCGTCACGGCCGAGGTGGCGCCGTTCTTCGTCGATCTGCCGCGCCGCATCGCCGACAGCCATCTGGTGCTGTGCCGCTCCGGGGCCTCGTCAGTGACGGAACTGGCGGTCATCGGCCGGCCGGCACTGATGGTGCCGCTGCCGGGCCTGCTCGACCAGGACCAGGCGGCCAATGCCCGCGTGTTGGAGGCCGCCGGCGGCGGCTGGACCATGCCGCAGGCGACGCTGACGCCCGCGGTGCTGGCGCAGGCGATCGAGCGCTTCATGGCCGCGCCGGACGAGCTCGTCCGCGCCGCCGCCGCAGCCCGCGCGCAAGGGCGCCCGGATGCGGTCGTGCGGCTCGCGGATGTGGTCGAGGCGGCTGCGCGGGGGCGTTGAGGCCCGGCGCTTTACAGGGTCGCGGCTCTGTGCCTAGCTCAATGCATGACCAAGGTTTCGATCGACGAAGCGGAGAAGCACCTCGGGGAACTCGCCGAACGCGTGGCCGGCGGCGAGACGATCGTGTTGACGCGCGACGGCAAGCCGGTGGCGGATCTCGTGCCGCATCGGGGTGCAGGCGGCTTGAGCCGCGCGGCGGTGGAAGCGGCCAAGCGCCGCCGGGGCATCGAGGGCAGCGTATTCTCGTGGGATCCCGAGACGTTCGACGATCCTATCTCGGAGGAGGAGTTCCTGACGCTCCTCGATCCGGGGAAATGAAACTCCTGCTCGACACGCACATCTTGTTGGCGTTCGTCGATGATCGACTTCCGTCACTCGGACCTGCTGTGGAGCGTATTGTCGGCGACAGCCGGGTCGAGCCCTATGCCAGCGTAGCCAGCATCTGGGAAATCGCTATCAAGTGGCGTGCGGGCAAGCTGAACATGCGGCTCCGGCCAGACGATCTGGCCGAGTTCTTTGTCGAAATCGGCATCTCCATCCTGCCGATCGAAGCGCGCCATGTCGTGGCGCCCTTCGATCCCGAACCGCCGACGCGCGATCCGTTCGATCGTCTGCTCCTGTCGATCTGCCATGCTGACGGCCTGAAATTGGTGACGATCGACCGGGCGCTGAGGTCCCATCCACTCAGTTTCGGCGTATCCCTGTCCTGACGCGCTCGATATTGCTACGAAGCGCGCAGATACGAATCATAGAACCAAGGATGTCCCGCCCATGAAAATGCCTTCCACCATCGGTCCGGTGCACTTCGTCGGGATCGGCGGGATCGGGATGAGCGGGATCGCCGAGGTGCTGCACACGCTCGGCTTCAAGGTGCAGGGCTCCGACGTCGCGGACAATTACAATGTCCAGCGGCTGCGCGAGAAGGGCATCCCGGTCGCGATCGGGCATGACGGGGCCAATCTCGGCGAGGCGCGCGTCGTTGTCGTCTCCTCGGCGATCCGACGCGACAATCCGGAACTGGTCGCGGCGCGCGCGCGCCTGCTGCCGGTCGTGCGGCGCGCGGAGATGCTCGCCGAGCTGATGCGCTTCAAGCAGGCGGTCGCCGTCGGCGGCACGCATGGCAAGACCACGACGACCTCGATGGTCGCGGCGTTGCTCGATGCCGGCGGGCTCGACCCGACCGTGATCAACGGCGGCATCATCAACGCCTACGGCACCAACGCCCGGCTCGGCGGCGGCCAGTGGATGGTGGTCGAGTCCGACGAGTCCGACGGCTCCTTCGTCAAGCTGCCGGCGGATGTCGCGGTCGTGACCAACATCGACCCCGAGCATCTCGATCACTACGGCACGTTCGACAAGGCGAAGGAGGCGTTCAAGCAGTTCGTCGAGAACGTGCCCTTCTACGGCTTCGCGGTCATGTGCCTCGACCACCCGGAGGTGCAGGCGCTGGTCGGCAAGATCGAGGACCGGCGGATCGTGACCTACGGCACCAATCCGCAGGCCGACATCCGCTATATGGACGTGGTGCCGGAAGGCCGCGCCTCGCGCTTCTCGGTGCACATCCGCGACCGCGTCACCGGCACCGAGAAGGACATTCGCGACCTCGTCGTCA
This genomic interval carries:
- the murD gene encoding UDP-N-acetylmuramoyl-L-alanine--D-glutamate ligase, translated to MIPVESFRGRRVAVFGLGGSGLATAEALIAGGADVVAWDDGEAARAVAAKRGIPVEHLEGIGWASLAALVLAPGVPLTHPKPHWTVALAAEHGVKVIGDIELFAIERRAVCPSAPFVAITGTNGKSTTTALIVHLLRHAGRDVEIGGNIGPAVLGLKPLQPGRHYVIECSSFQIDLAPSLDPTVGIHLNLSEDHLDRHGTMANYAAIKERLVAAAETAVVGVDDSLSAAIADRIEQRGGRVVRVSNRRPLAAGVYFDHGHLVEASTGSATVVGDLGGIGSLRGAHNGQNAAAAVAAVRALGVDVRTIMAGLRTFPGLAHRMEQVGRLNHVLFVNDSKATNADSTAQALASFERIYWIAGGKPKSGGITTLERFFPKVAKAYLVGAATEEFAATLEGEVPFERSGTIATALEDATRDAQADDAAEPVVLLSPACASYDQFKNFEVRGDHFRDLVRAIPGVAPVGPGA
- a CDS encoding type II toxin-antitoxin system VapC family toxin; translation: MKLLLDTHILLAFVDDRLPSLGPAVERIVGDSRVEPYASVASIWEIAIKWRAGKLNMRLRPDDLAEFFVEIGISILPIEARHVVAPFDPEPPTRDPFDRLLLSICHADGLKLVTIDRALRSHPLSFGVSLS
- the mraY gene encoding phospho-N-acetylmuramoyl-pentapeptide-transferase; translated protein: MLYLLGELADKVVTLNFFRIFRYITFRTGGAVLTALAFVFLFGPAIINTLRVKQGKGQPIREDGPATHLLTKKGTPTMGGLMILSGLIVSTLLWANLTNPYVWTVLLVTLGFGAIGFYDDYLKVTKQSHRGFSGKQRLALEFLVAGVAVWAMVHVGRAPFSTSVAFPFFKDLLLNLGWFFIIFGAVVVVGAGNAVNLTDGLDGLAIVPVMIASGTFGLIAYLSGNAVFAEYLIINHVPGTGELAVILGAVIGAGLGFLWFNAPPAAIFMGDTGSLALGGLLGTVAVATKHEMVLAIVGGLFVLEAASVIIQVASFKLTGKRVFKMAPIHHHFEQLGWKEPQVVIRFWIISVVLALLGLATLKLR
- a CDS encoding UDP-N-acetylmuramoylalanyl-D-glutamyl-2,6-diaminopimelate--D-alanyl-D-alanine ligase — translated: MTGLPLWTLTDFVAACEGWTVGAVPDRIDGISIDSRSLGAGDAFFAIQGEARDGHEFVAAALGNGAALAVVSEEKFPGCPVDGRYVVVDDVFDALRRLARAARARSRARIVAVTGSVGKTSTKEALRVALSTSGKVHASVASYNNHWGVPLTLARMPADADFGVFEIGMNHAGEIRPLTKMVRPHVAIVTKVAPVHLEHFDSVESIARAKAEIFEGLEPGGAAIINGDIPYTPILTAAAYRTGAGRIIRFGEGADNEVRLQAVSLHPDCSTARATVLGHPVTFKVGAPGRHVVLNSLAVLAAVDLLGGDLARAAMALGEVAAPKGRGARHTLHLPHGEATLIDESYNANPASMRAAIAVLGQSAVGFRGRRIAVLGDMLELGDKGEELHADLAGPLTAAGIDRIYLAGPLMHALWVELPCDRQGAWAPTAKDLEATLIASIQPGDAVMVKGSNGSRMGSLVEALKARFASTVAVTEDL
- a CDS encoding UDP-N-acetylglucosamine--N-acetylmuramyl-(pentapeptide) pyrophosphoryl-undecaprenol N-acetylglucosamine transferase; this encodes MADTILLAAGGTGGHLFPAESLAVELGRRGFTVHLATDHRADKYGRAFPAAEIHIVSSETVRGRDPVSLMRFAVRLGRGFLQALGLMRRLKPKAVVGFGGYPTFPPLVAARVCGVPTVLHEQNAVMGRANRALAGGVSKIALSFEATDLIGDRAAKAVLTGNPVRPMVIEAAAIPYEAPVPGGVLKLLVFGGSQGARFFSELVPPAIALLTPEIRARLAIVQQARAEDLAGVETAYAQAGVTAEVAPFFVDLPRRIADSHLVLCRSGASSVTELAVIGRPALMVPLPGLLDQDQAANARVLEAAGGGWTMPQATLTPAVLAQAIERFMAAPDELVRAAAAARAQGRPDAVVRLADVVEAAARGR
- the ftsW gene encoding putative lipid II flippase FtsW, which gives rise to MITRTDRSNFAEWWWTVDRSLIAAGIVLLIGGLVLSFAASPPVAERIGVADSFYFVKRHMFFFALALPVMIGVTFLSPRAIRRTALVMFGIGVLMLVATLFIGQEVKGARRWITLAGMSVQPSEFVKPAFIIVVAWLFADRQRRPEIPGHIFATLLLAVVLALLIAQPDIGQTLLTASAWAAVFFVAGMPLFWVMVGLGVAGGGLYAAYMFVPHVTSRVNHFLEKIRGEGKAIPGQPKSAGDFQAQQAHDSFLSGGWFGRGPGEGTVKRMLPDSHTDYIFAVVGEEYGIITCAVLAAVFAFIVFRGLWHANREEDPFIRYAIVGLVVLIGVQSGINMAVNLQLMPAKGMTLPFISYGGSSLLAIAFEMGALIALTRRRAQATRIAPPIHARPYVEAQAA
- a CDS encoding type II toxin-antitoxin system prevent-host-death family antitoxin, yielding MTKVSIDEAEKHLGELAERVAGGETIVLTRDGKPVADLVPHRGAGGLSRAAVEAAKRRRGIEGSVFSWDPETFDDPISEEEFLTLLDPGK